From a single Portunus trituberculatus isolate SZX2019 chromosome 15, ASM1759143v1, whole genome shotgun sequence genomic region:
- the LOC123504127 gene encoding uncharacterized protein LOC123504127 has protein sequence MKQNGASLRLTSFIIFLLLECSFAYNPVYPLRVQHFLQYLQQERQQLVTSLTSRSPKRSSIIGHMNSILYRTREQVMEGMMDTYILVPRAIISSTAKLHRGVNCSEYREVSKVYGNGFEANYNLRPTWLHRSKTVSTCPTQYIERQIQGPLPIQPVTILEAKCVCEGSQCSQDGSICVAVKYRLPVWISMDSDGYTTDTVELAVACACAKNPSRDGGYIDLSENK, from the coding sequence ATGAAGCAGAACGGAGCTTCTCTAAGGCTTACAagcttcatcattttcctcctattGGAGTGTTCATTCGCATACAACCCTGTGTATCCTTTACGTGTCCAGCATTTCTTGCAATACCTCCAGCAAGAAAGGCAGCAGCTCGTGACTTCTTTAACTAGTCGAAGCCCGAAACGTTCCTCCATCATAGGACACATGAACTCCATACTTTACAGAACAAGAGAGCAAGTCATGGAAGGTATGATGGATACGTATATTCTGGTACCGAGGGCTATTATCAGCTCTACAGCAAAGCTTCATCGTGGTGTCAACTGTTCAGAATACAGAGAAGTCAGCAAAGTATATGGAAACGGTTTTGAAGCAAATTACAATTTAAGGCCTACTTGGCTTCATCGATCAAAAACCGTAAGCACGTGTCCCACACAATATATTGAGCGTCAAATACAAGGACCGCTCCCCATACAACCTGTGACCATTTTAGAAGCAAAGTGTGTCTGTGAAGGATCTCAATGTTCTCAAGATGGGTCCATCTGTGTGGCTGTAAAATACCGCCTACCAGTATGGATTAGCATGGATTCGGATGGCTATACAACAGACACAGTGGAACTAGCCGTAGCCTGCGCTTGTGCCAAAAATCCAAGTCGTGATGGTGGCTATATTGACTTAAGCGAGAATAAATGA